The Saccharomyces mikatae IFO 1815 strain IFO1815 genome assembly, chromosome: 11 genome has a segment encoding these proteins:
- the VMA5 gene encoding H(+)-transporting V1 sector ATPase subunit C (similar to Saccharomyces cerevisiae VMA5 (YKL080W); ancestral locus Anc_2.634): MATALYTANDFILISLPQNAQPTTAPGSKTDSWFNESLIGGRAFVSDFKIPEFKIGSLDTLIVESEELSKVDNQIGASIGKIVEILQGLSEASTNAYKTLPINNMPVPEYLENFQWQTRKFKLDKSIKDLITLISNESSQLDADVRATYANYNSAKTNLAAAERKKTGDLSVRSLHDIVKPEDFVLNSEHLTTVLVAVPKSLKSDFEKSYETLSKNVVPASAGVIAEDAEYVLFNVHLFKKNVQEFTTAARERKFIPREFNYSEELIDQLKKEHDSAASLEQSLRVQLVRLAKTAYVDIFINWFHIKALRVYVESVLRYGLPPHFNIKIIAVPPKNLSKCKSELIDAFGFLGGNAFMKDKKGKINKQDTSLHQYASLVDTEYEPFVMYIINL, translated from the coding sequence atggcTACTGCGTTATATACTGCAAACGATTTCATATTAATCTCTTTGCCTCAAAATGCTCAGCCTACCACGGCTCCTGGCTCTAAAACTGATTCGTGGTTTAATGAGAGTCTAATCGGGGGTAGAGCATTTGTTTctgatttcaaaattccCGAATTCAAGATTGGGTCTTTAGACACATTGATAGTTGAATCGGAAGAACTGTCCAAAGTGGATAATCAAATCGGAGCTTCTATAGGCAAAATCGttgaaattcttcaagGCCTGAGCGAGGCCAGTACCAATGCTTATAAGACGTTACCTATCAATAACATGCCAGTTCCTGaatatttggaaaattttcaatggcAAACCAGGAAGTTTAAGCTAGATAAGTCTATTAAAGATTTGATAACTTTGATCTCTAATGAATCTTCTCAGTTAGATGCTGATGTCAGAGCCACTTACGCAAATTACAACAGCGCTAAAACCAACTTGGCCGCTGCtgaaaggaagaagacgGGTGACCTTTCTGTCAGATCTTTGCATGATATTGTCAAGCCCGAAGACTTTGTACTTAATTCTGAACACTTAACCACTGTTCTTGTAGCAGTTCCAAAAAGTTTGAAATCTGATTTCGAAAAATCATACGAGACTTTATCTAAGAACGTTGTACCAGCATCTGCAGGTGTGATTGCCGAAGATGCTGAGTATGTGTTATTCAATGTTCatttattcaagaaaaatgttcAAGAATTCACAACTGCTgcaagagaaagaaaatttattCCTCGTGAATTTAATTACTCAGAGGAATTAATTGaccaattgaaaaaagagcaTGACTCTGCGGCTAGTTTAGAACAGTCTTTGCGTGTCCAATTGGTGAGATTGGCTAAGACAGCTTATGTCGACATCTTTATAAATTGGTTCCATATCAAGGCCTTGAGAGTTTATGTGGAGTCTGTGTTGCGTTATGGATTACCACCCCATTTCAACATTAAGATCATAGCTGTTCCACCAAAGAATCTCTCTAAGTGCAAATCCGAATTAATCGATGCTTTTGGATTCCTTGGTGGTAATGCCTTTATGAAGGataaaaaagggaaaatcAACAAGCAAGATACTTCCCTTCATCAATATGCTTCTCTTGTTGACACAGAGTATGAACCATTTGTGATGTATATAATCAATTTATAA
- the MDH1 gene encoding malate dehydrogenase MDH1 (similar to Saccharomyces cerevisiae MDH1 (YKL085W); ancestral locus Anc_2.641), giving the protein MLSRVAKRAFSSTVANPYKVTVLGAGGGIGQPLSLLLKLNHKVTDLRLYDLKGAKGVATDLSHIPTNSVVKGFTPEEPDGLSNALKDTDMVLIPAGVPRKPGMTRDDLFAINASIVRDLAAAAAESAPNAAILVISNPVNSTVPIVAQVLKSKGVYNPKKLFGVTTLDSIRAARFISEVEHTDPTQERVNVIGGHSGITIIPLISQTNHKLMSDDKRQELIHRIQFGGDEVVKAKNGAGSATLSMAHAGAKFANAVLSGFKGERDIIEPSFVDSPLFKSEGIEFFASPVTLGPDGIEKIHPIGEISSEEEEMLQKCKETLKKNIEKGVNFVASK; this is encoded by the coding sequence ATGTTATCGAGAGTAGCTAAACGTGCCTTCTCCTCTACAGTTGCCAACCCTTATAAAGTCACTGTTTTGGGTGCAGGCGGTGGTATTGGACAACCATTATCTTTGCTTTTAAAGCTTAATCACAAAGTCACGGACTTGAGATTGTATGATTTGAAAGGCGCCAAAGGTGTTGCCACAGATTTGTCTCATATTCCAACGAACTCCGTGGTTAAGGGATTCACTCCGGAAGAACCAGATGGATTGAGCAATGCTTTAAAGGATACTGACATGGTTTTGATCCCTGCTGGTGTGCCTAGAAAGCCTGGTATGACGCGTGACGACTTGTTCGCAATCAACGCCAGCATTGTTCGCGATCTTGCAGCAGCAGCTGCCGAATCCGCTCCTAACGCTGCCATTCTAGTGATTTCCAACCCAGTTAACTCTACCGTTCCCATTGTTGCACAAGTCCTGAAGAGCAAAGGTGTCTACAATCCAAAGAAGCTATTTGGTGTGACCACGCTGGACTCTATTAGAGCCGCCAGGTTCATCTCCGAAGTGGAACACACCGACCCAACACAGGAAAGAGTTAACGTCATCGGTGGCCACTCAggtatcaccatcatcCCATTAATTTCTCAAACAAACCATAAATTGATGTCTGATGACAAAAGACAGGAGTTGATCCATAGAATACAGTTCGGTGGTGACGAAGTCGTCAAAGCCAAGAACGGGGCTGGTTCTGCCACATTATCAATGGCACATGCTGGTGCTAAGTTCGCCAACGCTGTGTTGTCTGGTTTCAAAGGTGAAAGAGATATCATCGAACCTTCTTTTGTGGACTCTCCATTATTCAAGTCCGAAGgcattgaattttttgccTCTCCAGTTACTTTAGGCCCAGATGGTATCGAAAAGATTCACCCAATAGGTGAAATATcttctgaagaagaagaaatgctACAAAAATGCAAGGAAAccttaaagaagaatatcgAAAAAGGTGTTAACTTTGTTGCCAGTAAATAG
- the CYT2 gene encoding cytochrome c1 heme lyase CYT2 (similar to Saccharomyces cerevisiae CYT2 (YKL087C); ancestral locus Anc_2.644): protein MISSDKQGKCPVDEETKKLWLREHGNEAHPGAAASNNQLECSANAQQNEKEPQYSSNVDLSQSREISTIPRTNSDRNWIYPSEKQFYEAMMKKNWDPNSDDMKVVVPLHNSINERVWNYIKSWEDKQGGEACGGIKLTNFKGDSKKLTPRAWFRSRILHLAKPFDRHDWQIDRCGKTVDYVIDFYSTELNDANQPQQPLIYLDVRPKLNSFEGFRLRFWRSLGF, encoded by the coding sequence ATGATCTCTTCAGACAAACAGGGGAAATGCCCCGTAGATGAggaaaccaaaaaattatGGCTGCGAGAACATGGCAACGAAGCACATCCTGGAGCCGCTGCCTCGAATAATCAGTTAGAGTGTTCTGCAAACGCGCAACAGAATGAAAAGGAGCCTCAATATTCCAGCAACGTGGACCTCTCACAGTCCAGAGAGATTTCTACCATACCAAGGACCAATTCTGATAGAAACTGGATATATCCATCAGAGAAGCAATTCTATGAGgcgatgatgaagaaaaactggGATCCAAACTCGGACGACATGAAAGTGGTTGTGCCTCTACACAACTCTATCAACGAGCGGGTTTGGAACTATATTAAAAGCTGGGAGGACAAGCAGGGTGGTGAAGCGTGTGGCGGTATCAAATTGACAAATTTCAAAGGCGATTCTAAAAAACTGACACCAAGAGCATGGTTCAGATCTCGCATCTTGCACCTTGCCAAACCTTTTGATAGACATGATTGGCAAATAGACAGGTGCGGTAAAACTGTAGACTATGTAATCGATTTCTATTCTACTGAACTAAACGATGCGAATCAGCCGCAGCAGCCACTTATTTACCTCGACGTAAGACCAAAGTTAAATAGTTTTGAAGGTTTTAGGTTGAGGTTTTGGAGATCTTTAGGCTTTTGA
- the SMY1 gene encoding Smy1p (similar to Saccharomyces cerevisiae SMY1 (YKL079W); ancestral locus Anc_2.633): MHWSIISKEQSASSISLPTLDSSEPCHIEVILRTIPEKGLQNSESTFKIDPHENTVLFRTSEPSHETTGDTYSTFKFDKVFDTNATQEDVQDFLVRPSIDDVLSGYNGTIITYGPSFSGKSYSLLGSQEGEGILPNICKVLFETLEKNKETKGNNFSVSVLAFEIFMEKTYDLLVPLTNRKPLKLHRSSSKMDLEIKDICPAHIRSYKDLKSYIQSVQNTDNRMGYSGNTERSKSHLVFQLHVEQRNRNADILRKSSLYLIDLHGAERFDKRTEVTLSQDALKKLNQSIEALKNIVRLLSVKDRDSAYSVKASHSSTYRESQLTEVLKDSLGGNRKTKVILTCFLSNVSTTLSTLEFGECIRQITNKVIDNTTGLNLKKKMDLFIEDMKIRDNNYASRINILKAEIDSLKTPSGELVSQGDMKTKFENSEKENAKLKLQLDSISLLLSSSTSENPNHSIDEEVAEILMKRCEQVAQLELSFDRQMNVNSKLQKELEYKISKEKALESMNVRLLEQIQIQEKEIQELLTTNAILKGELETHAKLTETRSERIKYLESSIKELSINKSTASSPRKGSVSSSSGNTMSHIEEGSELSNSPWSANTSSKPAGWSLRKVSSSSIATTGSQESFVSRPFKKGLNLHSIKVTPNAPKSPDSGN; encoded by the coding sequence ATGCACTGGAGTATAATTTCGAAAGAGCAAAGTGCTTCTTCCATATCATTACCAACTCTGGATAGTAGTGAACCTTGTCATATCGAAGTTATTCTCAGGACAATACCTGAAAAGGGATTGCAGAACAGTGAGTCGACCTTCAAAATAGATCCACATGAAAATACTGTGTTGTTTCGTACAAGCGAGCCCTCACATGAAACAACAGGGGACACCTACTCAACGTTTAAATTTGATAAGGTATTTGATACTAATGCCACCCAAGAAGATGTCCAAGATTTCCTTGTACGTCCATCAATAGATGATGTTTTGAGCGGTTATAATGGTACCATAATAACCTATGGACCAAGTTTCAGTGGAAAGTCCTATTCGCTTTTGGGATCGCAAGAGGGCGAAGGAATTTTACCCAATATATGTAAAGTGTTGTTTGAGACactggaaaaaaataaagaaacaaagGGCAATAACTTTAGCGTAAGTGTTTTGGCATTCGAAATATTCATGGAAAAAACGTACGATCTATTAGTACCGTTAACGAACAGAAAACCACTAAAGCTCCACCGTTCATCAAGTAAAATGGACTTGGAGATCAAAGATATTTGTCCGGCACATATCAGGTCGTATAAAGACTTAAAAAGCTATATTCAATCGGTCCAAAATACTGACAACAGGATGGGATACAGCGGCAACACAGAGAGATCAAAGTCACACCTGGTTTTTCAACTACATGTGGAACAGAGAAATAGAAACGCAGATATATTAAGAAAGAGttctttatatttgatTGATTTACACGGTGCAGAAAGGTTCGACAAAAGAACTGAAGTCACTCTATCACAAGATGCGctaaaaaaactaaatCAATCTATTGAAGCATTAAAAAACATTGTACGATTGTTGTCAGTAAAGGATCGGGATTCAGCATATAGTGTAAAAGCATCCCACAGTTCAACATATCGCGAATCGCAATTAACAGAAGTATTGAAAGACTCTCTTGGCGGCaatagaaaaacaaaagtgaTACTGACATGCTTTCTAAGCAATGTTTCAACCACTCTATCAACTCTAGAATTTGGCGAATGCATTCGACAGATAACTAATAAAGTTATAGATAATACTACAGGCttaaacttgaaaaagaagatggaCTTATTTATTGAAGACATGAAAATTAGGGATAATAATTACGCTTCTCGAATTAATATACTAAAGGCTGAAATCGACTCTTTGAAAACTCCCAGTGGTGAATTGGTCTCTCAAGGTGACATGAAAAcaaagtttgaaaatagcgaaaaagaaaatgccaAACTGAAGCTTCAATTGGACAGTATTTCATTGTTATTAAGCAGTTCAACCAGTGAGAATCCTAACCACAGTATCGACGAAGAAGTTGCCGAAatattaatgaaaagatgCGAACAGGTTGCGCAATTGGAATTATCTTTTGATCGACAGATGAATGTCAACTCTAAGTTGCAGAAAGAGCTGGAATACAAAATTTCGAAAGAGAAAGCATTAGAGTCTATGAACGTTAGACTACTAGAACAAATTCAGATTCAGGAAAAAGAGATTCAAGAACTACTAACTACTAACGCTATCTTAAAGGGCGAACTGGAGACCCATGCCAAACTTACTGAAACTCGCAGTGAGAGAATAAAATACTTGGAAAGTTCCATCAAAGAACTTTCTATAAATAAATCTACAGCTTCATCACCCAGAAAAGGGTCTGTAAGTTCGTCATCGGGTAATACCATGTCACATATCGAAGAAGGTTCTGAGTTATCTAATAGTCCTTGGTCGGCTAATACTTCCTCGAAACCTGCAGGATGGTCATTGAGAAAAGTATCTTCTAGTAGTATTGCAACTACAGGGTCCCAGGAATCTTTTGTGTCAAGACCATTTAAGAAGGGATTAAATCTTCACTCTATCAAGGTCACTCCAAATGCTCCAAAAAGTCCTGATTCGGGGAACTGA
- the HOT13 gene encoding Hot13p (similar to Saccharomyces cerevisiae HOT13 (YKL084W); ancestral locus Anc_2.640), whose translation MVETVIYGKTVDNQSRCVHWHLPKDVIAIKFKCCDKYYACFQCHKELSSHPVQKYDLREDASKYLIICGICRHEMTFAEYHGNNSSLICPNCRSPFNPGCKLHYHLYFQNTPSITC comes from the coding sequence ATGGTTGAAACAGTCATATATGGCAAGACAGTTGATAATCAATCTCGGTGTGTTCACTGGCATCTACCAAAAGATGTTATCGCCATCAAATTTAAATGCTGTGATAAGTACTATGCGTGTTTTCAATGTCACAAAGAGCTGAGTTCTCATCCTGTTCAGAAATACGATCTTCGCGAAGATGCAAGTAAATACTTGATTATTTGTGGAATTTGCCGTCACGAAATGACTTTCGCAGAGTACCATGGGAATAACTCGAGCCTTATTTGCCCCAATTGCAGATCTCCCTTCAATCCAGGCTGCAAACTACACTACCATTTGTATTTCCAGAATACCCCATCTATCACGTGTTGA
- the SRX1 gene encoding sulfiredoxin (similar to Saccharomyces cerevisiae SRX1 (YKL086W); ancestral locus Anc_2.642), with translation MSLQSNSVKPTEIPLCEIRRPLAPVLDPQKIDAMVATMKGIPTPSRTCSLEQAEAAASAKELPPVDVLGVRAQGKTLYYAFGGCHRLQAYDRLARETQNAAFLVRCRVLPATPRQIRMYLGSSLDIE, from the coding sequence ATGTCACTACAAAGCAATAGTGTAAAACCAACAGAGATACCTTTATGTGAGATCAGACGCCCACTGGCGCCCGTATTGGATCCTCAGAAAATCGATGCAATGGTGGCCACAATGAAGGGGATTCCGACGCCCAGCAGGACATGCTCGCTGGAACAGGCTGAGGCGGCAGCCTCAGCCAAGGAGCTGCCGCCCGTCGACGTGCTGGGTGTACGAGCCCAGGGAAAGACACTATACTATGCCTTTGGCGGCTGCCACCGCTTGCAGGCATACGATCGCCTGGCTCGCGAAACACAGAACGCCGCCTTCCTTGTGCGCTGCAGGGTGCTACCGGCCACCCCCCGGCAGATCCGCATGTACCTGGGTAGTAGTCTCGATATCGAATGA
- the TEF4 gene encoding translation elongation factor EF1B gamma (similar to Saccharomyces cerevisiae TEF4 (YKL081W); ancestral locus Anc_2.635) has protein sequence MSQGTLYVNRSPRNFTAEALISYFKLDVKIVDKEQSSEFASLFPLKQVPAFLGPKGLKLTEALAIQFYLANLITDEKEQARLLGSDVIEKSQILRWAALANSDVMYNIARPYLSFKGLIPYNKKDVDACFVKIDNIAAVFDARLRDYTFVATENISLGDIHAASCWAFGLASILSPEWRSKYPHLMRWFNTVAASPIVKTPFAEFKLAEKPLTYTPPKKQKVEKPKAEKPKVEKKEEAKPADDAPVKKPKHPLEALGKSTFILDEWKRNYSNSDTRPVALPWFWEHYNPEEYSIWKVGYKYNDELTLTFMSNNLVGGFFNRLSASTKYMFGCLVVYGENNNNGIVGAVMVRGQDFAPAFDVAPDWESYEYTKLDPTKEEDKEFVNNMWAWDKPVVVNGESKEIVDGKVLK, from the exons ATGTCTCAAGGTACTTTATATGTTAACAGATCTCCAAGAAATTTCACTGCTGAAGCTTTGATTTCTTACTTCAAATTAGATGTCAAGATCGTCGATAAAGAGCAATCTAGCGAATTCGCTTCTTTGTTTCCATTGAAGCAAGTTCCAGCTTTCTTGGGTCCAAAGGGTTTAAAGTTGACTGAAGCTTTGGCTATCCAATTTTATT TGGCTAACTTGATTACcgatgaaaaagaacaagctCGCTTGTTGGGTTCCGATGTCATTGAGAAGTCTCAAATTCTCAGATGGGCTGCTCTAGCCAATTCTGATGTCATGTATAACATTGCTCGTCCATACCTTTCCTTTAAGGGGTTGATTCCATACAACAAGAAGGACGTTGATGCTTGTTTTGTTAAAATCGACAACATCGCTGCCGTCTTTGATGCTAGATTGAGAGACTACACTTTTGTCGCTACCGAAAATATTTCTCTAGGTGACATTCATGCCGCTAGTTGTTGGGCTTTTGGTTTAGCTTCTATTCTAAGCCCAGAATGGAGATCCAAGTATCCTCATTTGATGAGATGGTTCAACACTGTTGCTGCTTCCCCAATTGTGAAGACTCCATTTGCCGAATTCAAGTTGGCTGAAAAACCCTTGACCTACACTCCACCAAAGAAGCAAAAGGTTGAAAAGCCAAAGGCCGAAAAGCCAaaggttgaaaaaaaagaagaagctaAGCCTGCTGATGATGCTCCAGTCAAGAAGCCAAAGCACCCATTGGAAGCTTTAGGTAAATCTACTTTTATCTTGGATGAATGGAAGAGAAATTACTCTAACTCCGATACTAGACCAGTTGCTTTGCCATGGTTCTGGGAACATTACAACCCTGAAGAATACTCCATCTGGAAAGTTGGTTACAAATACAACGACGAATTGACTTTGACTTTCATGTCCAACAACTTAGTTGGTGGTTTCTTTAACAGATTGTCTGCCTCCACCAAATACATGTTTGGTTGCTTAGTTGTTTACGGtgaaaacaacaacaacggTATCGTCGGTGCCGTTATGGTCAGAGGCCAAGACTTTGCTCCAGCTTTTGATGTCGCTCCAGATTGGGAATCTTACGAGTACACCAAGTTGGATCCCACCaaggaagaagacaagGAATTCGTCAACAACATGTGGGCTTGGGATAAGCCTGTTGTTGTCAATGGAGAATCTAAAGAAATTGTTGACGGTAAGGTTTTGAAATGA
- the RRP14 gene encoding ribosome biosynthesis protein RRP14 (similar to Saccharomyces cerevisiae RRP14 (YKL082C); ancestral locus Anc_2.636) yields MSNSLEERLRANSSAFDGLLALIPAKYYYDEKSQEQWKAKKKTKEQSKNDKLKKLDPEQRDDETSSTLEVMKKKEKDAKPVVLPGEKFKHMKMQRQKEALVKEETALDQKAEQDGSSTIAPEDEEEDIKVIFDDEGNEIPLEAKKDTKEDDKSTEKKSITEKEKLQKKRNLEALRSKLQAKISDMKTKRKAPGSREAILAQRKRKEESKKRKRLESEQEQEQDENASDSDIDDIDSDLENNSKRKFKKAKKDTEVNADGVIFQNIIFDDGARATSDLQRLRKAGRAKGPAKNDVKSHLKLLEAKKNKMESKDELEQIKLKEKEKWQKAMLQAEGIKIRDDEKLLRKAIKRKEAQKRKSAIEWSERKRVVEDTISERQKRREENLRIRKDNKGKKRNKQEKMKRKYVGSAVPKKRAGFEGRLKTGNKRGGSR; encoded by the coding sequence ATGAGTAATTCACTGGAAGAACGTCTTCGTGCCAATTCAAGTGCTTTCGATGGTTTACTGGCTTTAATTCCTGCGAAATACTATTACGATGAAAAAAGTCAAGAGCAATGGAAGGCCAAAAAGAAGACTAAAGAGCAGAGcaaaaatgataaattgaagaaactgGACCCCGAGCAACGTGACGATGAGACATCTAGTACGTTGGAAGtcatgaaaaagaaggagaaaGATGCCAAGCCAGTGGTTTTACCtggtgaaaaattcaagcaCATGAAAATGCAAAGGCAGAAGGAAGCGTTagtaaaagaagaaacagcCTTAGATCAGAAGGCAGAGCAGGACGGTTCTAGCACGATAGCGCcagaagatgaggaagagGATATTAAGGTGATCTTTGATGATGAGGGAAATGAAATACCCTTAGAAGCTAAAAAAGatacaaaagaagatgataaaagtactgaaaagaaatcaattacagaaaaagagaaattacaaaagaaaagaaacttaGAAGCGTTACGTTCTAAGTTGCAAGCCAAAATCTCTGACATGAAGACCAAAAGGAAAGCACCTGGGTCTAGAGAGGCCATTCTTGCTCAAAGGAAGCGGAAGGAAGagtcaaagaaaagaaagcgtTTAGAAAGCGAGCAGGAACAGGAGCAAGACGAAAACGCATCAGACTCTGATATAGATGATATTGACAGTGATTTGGAGAACAActcaaagagaaaattcaagaaggCTAAAAAGGACACAGAGGTTAACGCAGATGgtgtaatttttcaaaacattatatttgatgatgGTGCAAGAGCCACATCAGATTTACAAAGATTAAGAAAAGCTGGTAGAGCGAAAGGTCCTGCTAAGAACGATGTTAAATCACATTTGAAGCTATTAGAGGccaagaagaataaaatgGAATCCAAGGATGAACTAGAACAGATCAAactaaaggaaaaagaaaaatggcaAAAGGCAATGTTACAAGCAGAAGGCATTAAGATCagagatgatgaaaagcTGCTACGTAAAGCTATCAAGAGGAAAGAAGCCCAAAAGAGGAAGTCTGCGATTGAATGGAGCGAGCGTAAGAGGGTTGTGGAGGACACTATATCTGAAAGacaaaagagaagagagGAAAATTTGAGGATTAGGAAAGACAATAAGGGtaagaagagaaataagcaagaaaagatgaaaaggaaatatgTCGGTAGTGCTGTACCAAAGAAGAGAGCTGGATTTGAAGGTAGACTGAAGACAGGTAATAAAAGAGGAGGATCCAGGtaa